The following is a genomic window from Nitrospira sp. SG-bin1.
CATGCGCGGCGGAGGCGGTTTTCAATCCTCCCGGATACCCTGTGTGGCGCCGGTACAGCTTGGTCTCCATTTTGTCGCCGGTCAATTGGATCTTTTCCGCATTCACGATGACCACATGATCACCCATATCGACATTCGGCGTGAACGTCGGTCGGTGTTTCCCCCGTAAAATGCTCGCCACCCGCGCGGCCAATCGGCCCAGGGTTCTCCCCTCGGCATTCACCAAATGCCAGGTTTCTTTCACTTCAATCGGATTCTCGAAATACGTCTTCATCGTTTTCTCCACGG
Proteins encoded in this region:
- a CDS encoding 50S ribosomal protein L13; this translates as MKTYFENPIEVKETWHLVNAEGRTLGRLAARVASILRGKHRPTFTPNVDMGDHVVIVNAEKIQLTGDKMETKLYRRHTGYPGGLKTASAAHVFRKDPTRLLTSAIEGMLPKTPLGNGMARKLRVYVGPDHPHHAQRPEPIAL